The stretch of DNA ACCACCTGAGATCTTGCATACAATAGTTATTCCTAGAGCTTGCATTGATTTGCCACAGTTTTACTGTATATGGTTCAAATGTATGaaacaaaatattaataaatgttTTCCCTATGTCAACATAGATTTTATTTTGTTTGCATATTGACGAATGAACactaatataaaaaaatgttgccTCTGTCACTATGTTGTagtagagaagggggagagaatggtgtTGCAGTATCTGCATTATGAAACTATTTACTAGGTTCTCAGATAGGGGGCATGCAAGAGGCTTTCCACGGACTAAATCAAGATAAATATGGGGGAAAGGAATAGTGATAGCAGCAACACAAAGGCAAAAAAGAGAGGATGATGGATTATGAGTACTGTAGGTGTAAAGGGAATGTACATCAAGATTAGAGCTAGGGAACTGGGCATGTATTTTTAGCGGTAGAGAAGGAACTGATAAACAATGAGAAAATTAGGAGGAAAGTCAAAATGTAAGAATATAACAGAAATCATATAAAAACTAGAAAGAATACATTGTAGGAAAAAATCACTCAAATTTTGATAAAAATCAATAGGTGGAAAGTAAAGGTCTACAAAATGGTGCACAATAACACAAATGAATAACTTTgccaataaaatgaaaataactaAATTCACCAAGCACCACTAAAATAGCGGTGGTTAAAGTTCACCCATAAAGCTGCACACATTTACAGTGTTTTAGGCAACTTTGGGAAATGTGGCACTTTGTGAAGTGATTTTCTTGAAGCTTGACATGTTTCGCAAAGTAATTAGCGTTTAAATTCTGTGAAGTTTTTCAGCAAGCTTTTGCCATTTGTGCAAATTCCTTAACATTGTTCACAAACCTGTTGTCATTATACAAAGTAGTTAACACATTGGCAAAGAAAACCTTGATAAAATTGCACATCACAACTTACATGAGAAAGTAGCATGTGTGTACCCTTTCATAGGCAGTGGGTAGTTACATTGTTAACGATGAGTTGCAATACATTCTTTCAACTTGACCAAACCCCTATTTTAATGATGGTACACTTCTGAAGTTTTCTGATGATCACACTCTTTCCTTGAAATACAGATATAGCCAATATTCTTGCAATCGGTGGTACGCTGCAGCGTTACGTACACAACGCACCAGCGTGAGAAacagccattgttttgaatcagccgtATGCAAGGAGAGAGAACGGATACCATGCCAATTCACCTGTGGGAGTATGCCACAGGTTGCAATAACGTCGGTTAGATCTGTATCTAGGTTATCAAATATGTCAATCCTTTTGTCACGATTTAAACATACAGTTAAAAAGAGCGGAACTGTTATAACCagaaaaaattgcattttagcaatTTTTTCATTTTGTAGGTTGGCACAAAGTTAATTGAGTGTATTTTAGGTAGAgaaattattttaatttaaaaacctCCTTTATACGGCAGCGCCACTCAAAGATAACTCAGCTGCATAAGGAACATGCAGAGAATAAGACTGCAACTCTGTCTACTGTATAGATCCAGAGCCCCTATCTTCACTCTGCATCAGAGAAGTTTAAACGTATTGACATGCCTGAGGTACAAGCTCTATTGGTTTAAGATGTTGTTCCCTGACTGTCTCACCTTTTGCTTGTCTTGTCTCAGATCTCCACATTGGAATCTGTGAAGCCTTTCTTCCCTTCATTCACAAGCACTGGTTTCTCTGTCCGAGTGTGCCAAACCAGGATCTGAAAAGACCACAGTGCACTAATTAGCTGCAGGACCTAAATCCCAAATGCCACTTCATAGTGCGCGATACAAGACGTTCCCAGACCAGGATACAACAGAAGTGAAAGTTGAGAGAGAGAAACGGAGCACTGGCGAATGGAACAATCAAAAAATGTGTTTCCCATAAAAAATTGTAATTATTTATTAGTCATGAAGACAAAGAAACTAaggtgcccccctccccccccccctcacctacgaGTTTCATGCCGTGGCACTTTATCAAGCTTATTCAACAGAAGTGCTCTGATTAAGATGAAACCCTCCACTTCCATTGCATTGGGTTGGCAGTTGTAAGATGGCCAGGAATTGCAGAACTAATTATTTCGGGCCCtatttaggcccatatttactaatatTTGTATTGGAAGGTGATTATGGCATTGCACCACTTAGTAAAAATTGTTCACAGCTTTTCAAGCATGGATGAGTAGAAGACATGTCCTGTAAACCTATAAGGGTTGAGTTCAAATATTCCTCTCTCCAGCACGTACCTTAGTGCAATTGGCAGCTTTGGGTTCCAGGTCACTGAGGGTTACCAGCTCCCTCAGCAGGCTGCTTTCTTGGTAACCTCCTTTCACCCCTCGCAATTTGAAGTATGCCTGAGGCCTCTGAAGAATCAACCGCAGATTAATGGCAAAGCCTGCCATGTCTATGGCAAATGGTCTGTGTGGGTCAAATACAGTTTTCCATCCGTAAACTTTCCCAGCAGCATTGACTTTGGGGGACTCATAGCGCAGGCCTCCGACAAATGCCACCGGCCACACGGACACTTTCCTGGTGTTCCGCATCTGGGGACACACACAAGAATATGTGTATTATTGAGTGGTATTGTTTGGTAAGCTTTTAATAAATGTTCAATTAAAAGGGTAAACACCAAGGTACTGTAGGCATTGCAACTATAATCATATTATTTCTAATCAAATCATTATAATGAGATGTTGTCCTGACATCATCATAGTTAAATTGCTGATTGAATCAGAGTTCTGGTGCTCATGATATTATCTGGCAGTAGGCCACACGAGTGTTCCAATGAACAATGCTACGACTGAATTACAAGATACACTTTCAGTTTGAATACACCAGCAGCATAACAACAATGGTTTTGCTTATAAAAGAGGCACCTTATGTAATCTGCAGTGGCATTTGTAGGGTTTCTTATTTGGGGTGACAGCTGGAGTGTCAGAGGTCAGTGCTTTGGAGGCAAACTTGAGACAATAACATGGTCTCAAAGTAGTCACCCACCCTACTCTTGACTAAATAgccaacaataaaaaaacattggtcaGGGCAGGTTCAGTATCAGCTCTATTCACTGACAGAGGCCTGGAACGAATTGCTTTGAAATTAAAGGCTGCTCCTTCCAGTGAATTAATTAAATCAAATCCCAGCGGGACATTTCGTGAGCAAGGACCAGCTAGACTGTTTCAGAGTTACACTGCAAACGTATATACGGGCTGGTCGCTTACAGGGGCCACAATGTATTCATGGTAAGTTATACTGAAACAAGAGCCTTTGAGTGGTTTAAGACCTGTTGTCATCTTCTAGGGATGAGAGGAGCATAGATTTGAAACCCTTCTCCAAACTCACCTCCTCAAACAGATCAAGACTGTAAGTGTTATCATCATCTGCAAAATACACCACTCCAGGCATGCTGCTATTCCTATTAAAAGTTTCTCTGAGCCATCGCAGGGCCAGATTCCTCTGCATGGTCCCACGGGGTATCCGGGGATCCCGTGTATCTGCCCTCAGCTTGTAATTTCGTGGTGTCTCTACATTGAGGTGGGTGTAATTGAGGCCAGACTCCTGAAGCATCCTAGTGACCAGAGTCGTGCGACGCTGAGAATCCTCCACCAGAATCCAGTGAAGATTGGGGACATGAAGCAACGTGTTGGAGAGACGAGTCAGCTCGGCTTTCTGCACTGGCCGGCTGTATGTGGGAGTAATGACATGGATGGTGGGAAGGTTCCCCATCCAGGGAGGGGGACGTGTGTACACATACTCTGTCCGCACAACCTCCACGATATCCCGGTCAGAGGAGCAGTATTCCCTGGAGTCAGAGCCTGGGTTTATATCCCTCCGTCCTTCACTCCCTTCCTCTGTAATGAATAAAGCACAGTCACCAGTTATTGCCTGAGGATGCGGAGTGTGAGGAGTGAGACTGCCATACTCATGTACAGGGAGATCTGTATCAAGTGTCGCAAACTGGAGCATTACTCCAAAAACGGGCAAATTGCATCATTTTGACTCTGCGTCACATTATGTCACTGTATCCAGGTGCTTTGCTCCAAATCGCTGTACTTGCACAGGGAAACAATTTTGGGAGAGGTTGTAGGATGTGTTAGGGGAAAAGATAGTGAAATATTACGatgagatatataaaaaaaattgtgcctGTAACTGGAGTACTTTGGGTCAAATAAATCGTCTTGGTCCGAGTCTGCTCCTGAGTGATCAGCAGCAAATGTAAGAAGCAAGATTAACAAGCTTCATACATAGGCTGCTGATGCAAATTTATGTcaattatattttttttactagGGTTTGCAACTAATTGCACCTTGATCTTGATACACAGGGCTGTAAAAATCTACTTGTCACTTGTCCGGGACAGGTTGCAAaattgggggatggggaggggagggatatgCAGAGCTAAAAGACTGTAGCTGCTGCAGAACATCTTTGGAAGCAGAGGGGTGAATCACCGCTCTGCTTCTTGAAGTTGCGCCCCATAATCCCTTGCATAGCCGGATGCAGTAATTGACAGATCTACTTTCAAGGATGTATTGCAGCAGCCACTGCCTTTTCTGCCCCAGCCCCTGTTGTGGGCGTGTTATCTCCCACAGTGGGCCGGTACAGGTGGGTGAACATTTTCCAATTCTGCTGACATATATCTATGATCGCACTTACCAATCTGCCAAACCTTTAACCGTGTTGGTTGCCAGATGGATCTGCAATGGACTACTTTGAAATATGCTATAGACTCACAAGTTTTATCAGGGCCATATCTCAGTAAGGAGTTTGCACTGGACTTTTTCAATCGATGTGTGTTCTAAGTTCTAACACACCATTTACTGCTGACTGTAGGTGCAGTAAAAGCATTCATGCATTCAACCTCCTGTAATAAATTTGTATCATTCATGGCATATACTGTGTTAGGGAGAAATCCCTGTTATCACATAAGAAATGAGAAATCCCTCTAACCATTGTGACTTAAATTAACTGAAAATGCGAGTGTTTAGCATCAACAATGTAAGCTGAATTACCCCAGGAATTGTGGCTGCAAGGAACATTTTAAATGCTGCCGACCATAGGAAGAGATGCTCTGTGCACCCGTAAGATCCATTTGAATAGTTCTGTGCATGAGCCATGACTAGCGATAAAATAGCATCGTTTGTGAGCTTTGCACTattgaaaaataataattgtcaACCACTTTGCCGACAAAGGGGCCTGCAACAGGCTGCACGTTCCGACAGCAAAAGTGTTAATCTCAGAGCCCCACTTCAGATATACACAAAGTGTGAATAGAAATATCCATCTGCCACCAGCACTTAGAAACGTATCCGAGGCTCCACAATGGGAAAGCTTCAGTGCTGCATTTGATTGCTATTGATGTGAGTAAGCAATAGGCGGATGGAAGGCAGCTGAAGTGCAGAAAAAGAATAGATACATTAAACGCGGTTCTTATGAGTAAGGGATAAAATAGAGAGTTGGTCGTAGGTGAAGATAGGTATAGGGATGTGGTGAATACAAATGAATAGGAGTGGGGATGAGTATGAGAAAAATTAGAATAGAGTGGAGGGGTTGAATATA from Ascaphus truei isolate aAscTru1 chromosome 6, aAscTru1.hap1, whole genome shotgun sequence encodes:
- the B3GAT1 gene encoding galactosylgalactosylxylosylprotein 3-beta-glucuronosyltransferase 1 isoform X1 → MSLCVDSLPPILQKVLASEGLGPQTSVISLSLPGSAWDPQSAAMGNEEHWGQPTLEMLKRRDILAIVLIVLPWTLLITVWHHSTLSPLLTAHKEEGSEGRRDINPGSDSREYCSSDRDIVEVVRTEYVYTRPPPWMGNLPTIHVITPTYSRPVQKAELTRLSNTLLHVPNLHWILVEDSQRRTTLVTRMLQESGLNYTHLNVETPRNYKLRADTRDPRIPRGTMQRNLALRWLRETFNRNSSMPGVVYFADDDNTYSLDLFEEMRNTRKVSVWPVAFVGGLRYESPKVNAAGKVYGWKTVFDPHRPFAIDMAGFAINLRLILQRPQAYFKLRGVKGGYQESSLLRELVTLSDLEPKAANCTKILVWHTRTEKPVLVNEGKKGFTDSNVEI
- the B3GAT1 gene encoding galactosylgalactosylxylosylprotein 3-beta-glucuronosyltransferase 1 isoform X2, which encodes MGNEEHWGQPTLEMLKRRDILAIVLIVLPWTLLITVWHHSTLSPLLTAHKEEGSEGRRDINPGSDSREYCSSDRDIVEVVRTEYVYTRPPPWMGNLPTIHVITPTYSRPVQKAELTRLSNTLLHVPNLHWILVEDSQRRTTLVTRMLQESGLNYTHLNVETPRNYKLRADTRDPRIPRGTMQRNLALRWLRETFNRNSSMPGVVYFADDDNTYSLDLFEEMRNTRKVSVWPVAFVGGLRYESPKVNAAGKVYGWKTVFDPHRPFAIDMAGFAINLRLILQRPQAYFKLRGVKGGYQESSLLRELVTLSDLEPKAANCTKILVWHTRTEKPVLVNEGKKGFTDSNVEI
- the B3GAT1 gene encoding galactosylgalactosylxylosylprotein 3-beta-glucuronosyltransferase 1 isoform X4, encoding MLKRRDILAIVLIVLPWTLLITVWHHSTLSPLLTAHKEEGSEGRRDINPGSDSREYCSSDRDIVEVVRTEYVYTRPPPWMGNLPTIHVITPTYSRPVQKAELTRLSNTLLHVPNLHWILVEDSQRRTTLVTRMLQESGLNYTHLNVETPRNYKLRADTRDPRIPRGTMQRNLALRWLRETFNRNSSMPGVVYFADDDNTYSLDLFEEMRNTRKVSVWPVAFVGGLRYESPKVNAAGKVYGWKTVFDPHRPFAIDMAGFAINLRLILQRPQAYFKLRGVKGGYQESSLLRELVTLSDLEPKAANCTKILVWHTRTEKPVLVNEGKKGFTDSNVEI
- the B3GAT1 gene encoding galactosylgalactosylxylosylprotein 3-beta-glucuronosyltransferase 1 isoform X3, producing the protein MSLCVDSLPPILQKVLASEGLGPQTSVISLSLPGSAWDPQSAAMEEGSEGRRDINPGSDSREYCSSDRDIVEVVRTEYVYTRPPPWMGNLPTIHVITPTYSRPVQKAELTRLSNTLLHVPNLHWILVEDSQRRTTLVTRMLQESGLNYTHLNVETPRNYKLRADTRDPRIPRGTMQRNLALRWLRETFNRNSSMPGVVYFADDDNTYSLDLFEEMRNTRKVSVWPVAFVGGLRYESPKVNAAGKVYGWKTVFDPHRPFAIDMAGFAINLRLILQRPQAYFKLRGVKGGYQESSLLRELVTLSDLEPKAANCTKILVWHTRTEKPVLVNEGKKGFTDSNVEI